A window of Chiloscyllium plagiosum isolate BGI_BamShark_2017 chromosome 25, ASM401019v2, whole genome shotgun sequence genomic DNA:
GATCTTAAAAAAATGCTCTGTTTGCTAcgattttttttcagttcttgAAGATATTTTCAGTTCTTGCGATTTTCTGAGGTATCTGTGTTTGTTTTGCAGCAGAAAGAAACTTATGAACCTTTCTGTAAAGTTCCTGTGATCACATCCAACAAAGAGGAGCAGCGATTGATAGCAACTTCTAACAAGGTTAGAGCAATCGGCAAGCTTGCCATTGGGAGCTTATCACTGAAAATGCTTCTTCTCTTTGAAAGGTCAAGGTTAGGCATGTAAGGCCTGTTTTTCTGTTCTCTTTATCCAATGCTGGTATTAAGTCATGCCTGGACAATGAGACAACAAAGCTCAATTCTATGCAGACTGGATTGCCAATGTGCTAAAGCCAAACTTGTACTTTAACCCTATGTAAGATGCTTCCCCTTCCACTCCGATCACAGGAATGGAATTGCTAATATGAGCCAGTCACTGGCATACTGTGTGGTATTCCCCCACACTTTCTGGGGTGGGATGAAATACATCACTTGTCTGAATGGATTCAGTTTCAACCGCACTCAGAAACTCAACAGCTTCATGGACAAAGTAGCCCACCTAATGGCAATCCATTTGTTCCCTTTAAAATCGACACTGAGTAGCACTGTACCATGCACTGCAGTAACCCCCTAAGGctcctgtgacaccactttctgAACCCACACCCTCTACCACTTGGAATGCCATGGacagaaaatatctacaagttCCCTTTCCAGCCATTCACTTGGAAAGGGAACTTGTTCCTTCAATGtggctgggtgaaaatcctggaactccctcacatAACACTGGGAGCCCCTCCACCCCAAGGACAGCAGCTCAGGAATGTAGCCCTCCATCATTAACTTGAAGGCAGTTAGGAGAGGACAATAAATACTGTAGGCAGCAACCCTATATTccattaacaaataaaaaaaaacttccttgaCTTAAATTCAGACTGCGCATGTTTATTTCCTGTTGACTCCATTCCGCCACCAGGGAGAGATTGTTTTGATCTAATCAGTGTGACTAGTGTGAAACCGTGTAGCAGATGAACAAGGCTATGTTCTTATTGACTAGTTGTCATTCATGTCTTGAAGTCATATCTACTACAAATATTCTTTTCTGTTTGTAGCCTGCAGTTAAGCTGTTGTACAACAGAAGCAACAACAAATACTCATACACCAGGTAAGCAAAGACCATCTGATCAGTGCCACATTACTAACAGAATTTTAAATACAAAACTCTTATGACAGCCAAATGGCTGGTACATGAAGCTGTAGATTAAAAGATCccagtgctgtgtgtgtgtgtgtctcgcaTTAGTGTGGGTGATGTACTTGGTTTTAATAACCTGTAAATAAGGAGCGCGAACTGTCAGCCTTGGCTCATCTTCCTGGATTATTATCCAGTCACTGAACAGGGCAGGGGTGCAGAATTTATGAAGAACCTATAAAGTAAAATATCCAAAGGCTTCAAAATCTGATATCAGACCAGCTAAGGCAGCATTGGAGCAGGTGACTGAAAGCCTGGTCAAAGAGGTGGGACTTTGAGAAGCATCTTCATTGGAGGAGTGTGAGGTAGAGAAATGCAGACGTTTAGAGCCAGCAGTTTCAAGGTCATGGCTCATAGGCAGGAGGGGGTGTGGATTGCCAGTGATACAGCCCTGGAAAACAAGGTGTGCATCAGATTAGAATTAGAGAAGTGGGGATGCAGGGCTGACACCATTGGGACCTGCTCTGAAGGATGAGGGTTCCAGAGGGCTTGTCCCTCAGTGATCATCGACCAAGTCTAAAGCAGTGTCTCAGCAGGAATCGATGCCTTTTTGAGAACAGGAGCAGTACCCAGTGGAGTGCATTGTGATGCTGGTCTGCACTTACAGTTTTTCTGCTAATCCTGGACACTGTTTCCTGAACAGAATGAGGGAGTACTGGAGAATCAGTTACTCCTTCACACACCTTCAGTGAACCAGCTCAGTGAGAACAAGTCATTTAGCTGGGAAGTATATATTCTGTAGGCAGGAACAGAGTCCATACAAAAATAATGCAAACATCTACTGTGATGTAAATAGCAATAGAGACCTACAGCACAAgaaaggccctttagcccattgtATCCATAGCAGTCATAAACAACTGCCTATGAATTTTAATggcattttccaacacttggcccatagctttgtatgCGTTAGCATTCCAAACATACATTTAAATActccttcaatgttatgagggtttctgcctctcctaccattacagacagtgagttccagatttccaccgcccctatgaaaagatttttttctaacatttcctgtaaatattagaggaggaagtgctgaatgtctggAAATgcttaaaggtgaataaatccccaggatctgatcaggtgtaccttagaactctgtgggaagctagggaagtgattgctgagcctcttgctgagatatttgtatcatcgatagtcataggtgaagtgctggaagactggaggttggctaaagtgatgccactgtttaagaaaggtggtaaggacaagccaaggaactatagactagtgagcctgacgtcggtggtgggcaagttgttggagggaatcctgagggaccggatctgcatgtatttggaaaggcaaggactgattagggataatgcACCTGggttttgtgcgtggaaaatcatgtctctcaaacttgattgagttttttgaggaagtaacaaagaggatagatgatggcagagaggtagatgtgatctatatgtacttcagtaaggcgttcgacaaggttccccatggaagaccgattagcaaggttagacctcatggaattcagggagaactagccatttggatacagaactggctcaaaggtagaagacagagggtggtggtggagggttgtttttagactggaggcctgtgaccagtggagtaccacaaggctCGATGcggagtcctctactttttgtcattttgggaacgcaaatcttagcaggacttatccacttaatggtaaggtcctagggagtgttgctgaacaaagagaccttggagtgcaggttcattgctcttccagttgcaggtagataggatagtgaagaaggtgtttggtatgctttcctttattggtcagagtattgagtacaggagttaggatgtcatgttgcggctgtacagggcattggttaggccactgttggaatattatgtgcaattctggtctccttcttatcggaaagatgttgtgaaacttgaaaggtttcagaaaagatttacaaagatgttgccagagttagagggtttgagctatagggggaggttgaataggctggggctgttttccctggagcatcggaggctaaacCTTATACAGGTTCACAAAACCTCATAAGAACGTGTACTCTGGTTCATGgcatggaggggcatggatagggtaaatagacaaagtcttttccctggggtgggggagttcagaacaagagggcatgggtttagggtgagaggcgaaacatgtaaaagagacctatggggcaactttttcacgcagagggtgatacgtgtatggaatgaactagcagaggaagtggtggaggctgatacaactacaacatttaaaaggtatctggataagtatatggataggaagggtttggagagatatgggccgggtgctggcaggtgggattagattgggttgggatacctggtctgcatggatggattgtaccagagggtctgtttccatgctgtacatctctaggactctaaacCTCTCACCCCTTCCCTTAAATCCATGTCCCACCTGCCATGCCTTGTCATTGATTTCTCCACCAAGGgaaaaagttccttcctgtctagcCCTGTCCATGCCCCTAGTAATGTTATACATCTCCATCGTGTTCCTCCCCCCATCTCCTTTAAGGAAAATAATTCCAGTcagtccaatctctctttataactgaaactctctagcccaggcaacaccctggtaaatctcctctgcaccctctccagtgccattacttccctcctataatgtggattccataACTGCACACAGAATTCTAACCAACAatggtacaattccagcattaTCCTCCTGCTCTTAAACTATGATTGCCCAGTAAGGGCAGTATGCCATGTATCTTTGTAACCAATgtatccacctgtcctgataccttaagcACACCAAGGTTCCCCTGATCCtctgtgcttcccagggtcctactgttcatcatgtacTCCCTTGCTATTAGATCGCAGGAGACAGAATTCTTCTATCTCAGCTTCAGTAATGAGCTACAATTCATTGAAGTAACATCCTTGGTATAATTCAATGGCCTCAGCATTTCACAATAacatttatcaaacaaaatttaacaccaAGTGACACAAGTTATTAGGACACATTGTCAAAAATAAAAAATCAAAAGGTTTTAGGGAGCCTCCTGAAGTTGGAAATGGAGGCAGAGAGATTTGAGAAACTAATTGGCGAATTTGGAATCTTAACCTGTAAGCATTTATCTAATACCTTTCATAAGCTGTGACTGTCCCAAAGGCTTGAAATTCAGATGCGATTTAATATTTGTAGGAATTGAGGCGTTGTTATTGGGGCTGGGACCTTTATATCAATTGGTGAAAGCCAGGATTCAGATAGACTGACCAATCTGTTTCAAATTACCGTGCATTCAGTTGAAGTTGTCTCTTACACTTTCAGCAACTCGGATGACAATATGCTGAAGAACATTGAGCTGTTTGACAAGTTGTCGCTGCGTTTTAATGGGAGAGTGCTCTTCATAAAAGATGTCCTTGGCGATGAAATCTGCTGCTGGTCCTTCTATGGGCAGGGCCGAAAGATCGCTGAGGTCTGCTGCACCTCCATTGTGTACGCAACAGAGAAGAAACAGACCAAGGTGGGTTTTAACTTGCAGGGTGATCCATCTTATAGAGCCGCACCATATTTGTGACCAGGGTGCATGTTCTTATGAAACTGGCATTAAAACCACATCTTTTACAGACCTCTCCAGGTGTTTTACAGACAGTGCAGTCCCTTACAACAATCAACACCGGTATAATGTTGGAACCATAGCAACCAACTTACACATAGTAGGCTTCTGCTTGCAGcggtgtgataatgaccagacttATTTGCAATGTTAATTAATGGATAAACCTTGGCCAGAACACCCAAAATACCTGGCCAACTTTTACTTGAAGTCATGCCATGGGATGTCTCAAATCCACCTAAGCGGGCATATAGTTCATTCAAACTTTATCTTAAAGATGGCATCTTCACAAATGTAGCACCGCCGCCCCCCCCGGAAAACTGATTTTGCTGCTGTATTCCTGGAACGGGCCTTGATCCCCTAACCTTCTGACTCCAATAACTATGCTGAGTCCCAACTGGCATTAAATAAATAGAATAAAGTCAGCAAGTGCAGGTGAAACATAGGTCTAGAAGCATCTCATTTTTAATTCATGcattggatataggtttgctggctggatcagcatttgttgctcatccctaccTACCCTAGAGAAGGTGGGGGGGTAAGCTCCCTTCTTAAACcacggcatctgtggagagagtcagcagcagggttaatgttttgagttccaGTGTGATTTGAGAACAagtttttcgcacagagggtggtttgcgtatGAAATGAATTTCCTGAAGTGGTGGataccagtacagttacaatatttagaaCATGAATAGGGAcagtttggagcgatatgggccaggagcaggccggtgggaatagtttagtttgggttatggtcagcatggactggttggaacgaagggtctgtttccgtgctgtatgacactttTCCAGAACTGTAAACAATGGACCTATACTGCTCTTGGTTAACTGATCTATCATGAAACTATATTATTGTTTTTCTCTATTTTAATTTGAGTAATTCCAGAATGTTGAAGAGCAATATTCCATCAACCATTCAGGGTGAACAAGGTCATTGCTGTTCTCAGTGGTAAACAGTATGGTGTAATGGCCAGGAATAAATAAGAATTTGTATTGCTAGTACTGTCTATCAGAACTGCAGAGCACTTCTCAGTGGCTGCAGCCCTTTCTGCAGTGCAGTTTCTGTTGTACAGGTTCAGAGAGAGTAAAGCAGCAAGCTTGGCCAGCTCCACGTTCAGTGATATTGATGGGACAACCATTGGTCTGAAACAGGAGAAACATCCCCTTTTCTTCCACCAGTTATACAGGGTGATTTTTAATCCAGTTGAGGGGGAAAGTAGGATGTTGACTTTTGTCTCCGTCAaaatttctgacagtgcagcacttggCAGTATGGCTTTGAGGAGGAGTGAGCTGAGATTGAGGTACTCCGATGGGGCTCCCATCCACGGCCATAGCCGAGCTGGCTAGTGCTGCTTCTGACTAAGGCACAGCCACGGTCCGCACAGACTGTTGTTCATTGTTATCACCCACTTTGTCAGCAATGGAATGAGACTAGCTTTTTGTGTTCTTAAAGCAGGATGTCATTAAATAGTCATTATGACTTTGGATATTTTGTGAAATAGAGAGTAGTGGTATAGTTACAAGGAACCGATCTCATTAAACGTGGGGTCACACAAAGTGCAGCAATAAACCTTGAATGGATCTATCATCTGAACACTTGAGATTCCAGAATATCTTCCAATTACTCAGGTGTGTCATTGTCTCATGATAGCAACTGAACTGAAGGATTTCATTAAGTCTATGTTTAAATCTTCAATAGAAAATAATATCTCTGTATATTGTTAATGGCTGCTGTTGTTAAAAATGCTTGCTGATTTTTTTAACCACTGTTTAAATATAGTTACCTCAGGATGaattgggagtggggggggggaggggggcaacaCAGTTTCAGGTGGACAGGCAGAATTCATTGATTTGTACGTTCCATGCCTAAAAGATGAAGGTATCTCTCATCTCCCCAGCATGTTCGGTACCCATGTTCCTATTTGAAACTCCCTGTCACACTCTCACTGTCCTTGCTGGTCTTGATTAGCTCTCACACACAGGCCTTCTCTCGCCTCCCTCTGCAGTCTTCTCTGAGGATGAAAGCTTCACTCTTTCTTCTGTGGTCTGCTGCACCTCCATCCACACCACCACTGCTGCTACCAGAACTGTGTCCCACACTGAAAAATCTCTACAAGCTCTGTGGTTTGCTACCTGttccaccatcatcaccacctcAGTAACCTTCTTAAAGTTCTCCACTTCCTGTTCAATGTCCATTGTGAATCATTGTAATACAGTATGATACTATGTAACatggaagagtcatagagatatattgCATGGAAATGGGCTCTTTAGcctaactagtccacactgaccaaatatcgtaacctaatctagtcccatttgctagcacttgacccataatcctctaaacccttcctattcgtatacccatccagatgccttttaaatgttgtaattgtactagcgtccaccacttcctctggcagctcgttccatacatgcatgcACTAagcatgaatcacagaattgtgatgATGTAGAAGGAGGGAATTTGACATATTTAGTGAGCATTGGAATGGTATCCATACACCCTGTGGACAGTAGTAATTCCAGTAGGCAGGCCAGTTAGGGTTGTCTAATAATTACTGCTCCAGCCAGCGACACTGCATCCCatgatgaatttttttaaaatctgctaaTGTAATTTACTACTTGTTCCTCCTTTTCTCCCTGCCACTCCTACAATATACTAACCTTCAATTCTGTGTAACTAATGTGACCCATGATCGAGGCTGGTTCATAATCTTAGCCCCTCAGCTTCTGCCTGTGCTTTGTGGGAATGAGTTGCTGGGACGTGCATCTGAGgagggttcctccaggtgctgtacAAAGGGGCTGAGCTACAAAGGAAATTCCGTGAGAGTTCCTGACCTATCACGGTGTTACACTCTCTTGTACCTTCAATTGACTGCTACTTCACAATTACATTATACTAATTCATTATTAAAGCTCTGTAGTCTGAAACGTTATTGGGAGTTCTATTGGCAGGTGACCAATTCTTGTACAATCAATACCTTTTAAGTTGTTTCATTGTAAAATCCTGTTCAGCATGATAACACGTCCCATTAATCAGTGACCCATTCAGTAAGTGAGAGATCCAGACAGCTCATGAACTGGGGTAGGTAGCAAGATCCCTTGAAGTAAACAGTTTACGTTTGACTGCACCCTCGTATTGTACAGGAAGCTCAGTTCACTGTAGTTGTGCTGCACTGGAAAAGTGATGTAGCCAGAAAGTGCTGGAACTGCACAGCAACTCGATTAACACCTGAAGGCAGAAGCTCAGAGATGGCCCTTCAGAGTTCCCAGGGAAATGTCTGACCAAGACATCAGCTCGCCTTCCCATTTGACCTCCATGTTTTCTATTCTATTTCACATTTACCGTACTGCATTTGTCCTTTTTTATATTGAAGTGCGGTAAGTATGAAAGTGATATGAAACTGTCGACATGTTCAGAGGAAATCCTATGGGGCTGTTAGCAGAAAAGCTGGAGAGTGCCCCTGGTTAATGTTTGTCCCTCATCCAGATTTgcaaacagattatctggccattatctCAGAGCTGACGTTATCGTGTGCACATTGGTGATTactacattacagcagtgaccacGCTACATAGTAACTCGATTTGCTGTGAAACATCTTGGGACATGAGGAATTCATGCCAAGCTCTGTATAAATATAAAGTCTAATGTTTGTTTGTTATTCATTTTAAGGTCCCAGTTATCAGGACCTACACGGTGTATACCACAGTGCTCCTTATGAGCTAAGCAATAGAAGATTCATTTGGGGTCTGCTGAGGCGCAGTgttaatgtccctacctctgaaccagaaaaCCTGGGTTCACATCTCAGCTGTTCCAgagctgtgtcataacatgtctgcacaggttgattaaaagAATAGAAGATTCATGCACGGGATTTCACTAAGACGGGCATCACCctgatagtgaaggaatgctTGCTTGTTATTGGGTGAAGAAAATGAATTGAGACACTACTGTTGGGTTGCCAGAATTTGCTGCTTTTGATGTGCAACGttgtgaggtgtgtgtgtgtgtggattgaCGACCTGTCCCTTCCACAGGTTGAGTTCCCCGAAGCTCGAATCTATGAAGAGACCCTGAATATTTTACTGTACGAGACTCAGGATGGGCGTGGGCCGGATAACGCACTGTTAGAAGCGACTGGAGGAGCGGCAGGTCGATCTCATCACCTCGAGGAAGAGGAGGAGCGGGATAGGATTGAACGGGTTCGAAGGATTCACATCAAGCGGCCAGATGACCGATCACACCTCCATCAGTGAGAGGAACTGCTCggcgtctgtctgtctgtccataGGTCCTACTCTCGAACCCTTTTCTCCTTACTTTCCCCGGAGAAAGTGATAGAGAAGAGACAACTTTATCACAAAATGAGGTTCCTATAATGTTTTAGAATAGTGAATAGATTAACGTCAATCGGTAAAACTCAGCCATGCTGAAGAACTCATGATGTGCAGTACGTGGAGTGCTA
This region includes:
- the kctd10 gene encoding BTB/POZ domain-containing adapter for CUL3-mediated RhoA degradation protein 3 isoform X1 is translated as MSFAVLMEERMSGESAVNPVPAASTRTTSFKGASPSSKYVKLNVGGALYYTTMQTLTKQDTMLKAMFSGRMEVLTDSEGWILIDRCGKHFGAVLNYLRDGAVPLPETNREIEELLAEAKYYLVQGLVEECQAALQQKETYEPFCKVPVITSNKEEQRLIATSNKPAVKLLYNRSNNKYSYTSNSDDNMLKNIELFDKLSLRFNGRVLFIKDVLGDEICCWSFYGQGRKIAEVCCTSIVYATEKKQTKVEFPEARIYEETLNILLYETQDGRGPDNALLEATGGAAGRSHHLEEEEERDRIERVRRIHIKRPDDRSHLHQ
- the kctd10 gene encoding BTB/POZ domain-containing adapter for CUL3-mediated RhoA degradation protein 3 isoform X3, with the translated sequence MEERMSGESAVNPVPAASTRTTSFKGASPSSKYVKLNVGGALYYTTMQTLTKQDTMLKAMFSGRMEVLTDSEGWILIDRCGKHFGAVLNYLRDGAVPLPETNREIEELLAEAKYYLVQGLVEECQAALQQKETYEPFCKVPVITSNKEEQRLIATSNKPAVKLLYNRSNNKYSYTSNSDDNMLKNIELFDKLSLRFNGRVLFIKDVLGDEICCWSFYGQGRKIAEVCCTSIVYATEKKQTKVEFPEARIYEETLNILLYETQDGRGPDNALLEATGGAAGRSHHLEEEEERDRIERVRRIHIKRPDDRSHLHQ
- the kctd10 gene encoding BTB/POZ domain-containing adapter for CUL3-mediated RhoA degradation protein 3 isoform X4 — encoded protein: MSGESAVNPVPAASTRTTSFKGASPSSKYVKLNVGGALYYTTMQTLTKQDTMLKAMFSGRMEVLTDSEGWILIDRCGKHFGAVLNYLRDGAVPLPETNREIEELLAEAKYYLVQGLVEECQAALQQKETYEPFCKVPVITSNKEEQRLIATSNKPAVKLLYNRSNNKYSYTSNSDDNMLKNIELFDKLSLRFNGRVLFIKDVLGDEICCWSFYGQGRKIAEVCCTSIVYATEKKQTKVEFPEARIYEETLNILLYETQDGRGPDNALLEATGGAAGRSHHLEEEEERDRIERVRRIHIKRPDDRSHLHQ
- the kctd10 gene encoding BTB/POZ domain-containing adapter for CUL3-mediated RhoA degradation protein 3 isoform X2, with translation MSFAVLMEERMSGESAVNPVPAASTRTTSFKGASPSSKYVKLNVGGALYYTTMQTLTKQDTMLKAMFSGRMEVLTDSEGWILIDRCGKHFGAVLNYLRDGAVPLPETNREIEELLAEAKYYLVQGLVEECQAALQKETYEPFCKVPVITSNKEEQRLIATSNKPAVKLLYNRSNNKYSYTSNSDDNMLKNIELFDKLSLRFNGRVLFIKDVLGDEICCWSFYGQGRKIAEVCCTSIVYATEKKQTKVEFPEARIYEETLNILLYETQDGRGPDNALLEATGGAAGRSHHLEEEEERDRIERVRRIHIKRPDDRSHLHQ